CATCTGATGCCAAGGCCTATGTTGCCAAACATTCAGATACAGAAATTGTTTCGTTTAAAACCGTACAAAAAGAGAGCATTGAAAAATATCAATAGGTATATAAAAAAGAGCTTAATTGTGAAAGGAACATATTAAAAATGAAAAATATTTTACGCGTTGGATTGCTTATATGTGTAATGGTAATAGCGTTTTTAACTGGTAATCAACATTCAACTGCCCTTGCAGCGATGACAGATGTGCAAGTGATTAAAGATGGAGAAGTCGTTTATTATAAAGATGTATTTTCAGCGTTATATGATGAATTAAATGAGGGGGTAACACGCACAAAAAATGTAAAGGATTTTAGTACAAAAAGATGGGTTCCGTTAGATTCGGTTACAATCGTTAAATTAAATGCATTAAAAAATATTTATTTCGCAAAAGAAGTAGCGGCAGATAATTATATTAAGACGTATCAAGAGAAAAATAATAGTACTTTGAAGAAAGTTAAATTCAGTACAATTCAAGCGAGTGCTGAGGAAAAATATAATAAAGAAGCACCTAGCCTTGACTTGAATGTAAGTAAAACAACACCGACGACGACAGATGTGACAGTGAATGTAGCTGTTACAGATAATGAGAAAGTAATCTTGAAACAATGGGCAAAGGGTGCAAAGCCAGCAAATCAATTTTCAGAAACCGATACAACATTCACAGAGAACGCATTTACAGTAAGTGAAAATGGAACGTATACGGTTTTTGCTATAGACAATAATGGTAACAAAAGAACGAAATCCATAACAATCACAAATATTGATAAAGCGGCACCAACCATTACATTATCAATTCCTGAAAGCGATGTAACAGCGGTTAGTAAAAAAATCCAAGTTTTAACCACAGATGATAATGAAATCCAAAATCAGAAATGGGCTTATGGAGATAAAGACATCGAATACTTTATGGATAAAGGTTCAAAAATTGCCACTTTGCAAAATGAGAAACAAAAAGATAAAATTATTGCGCTGAAAAATGGCGTTTATACAGTATATGCAGAAGATAAATTAGGCAATAAAGCAGTAAAAACAATTACGATTGATGGCATTTCTGAATTTACAGAAGTAACACAAACGGGGGTTCATTGTGAAGTTTGCCGTATGGATCTACATAATACTGACCCAAATAAAGTGTACGCTGCCAAAGCAATTGACCAAGAAGGATATACGCATTATTTTTGTAGAATTGGATGTATGTACCATCAAGAACATTCAAATGGTTTAGCATTTACGAATAAATATGTTCGCGATTATGGCACAACAGCACCACGCATAAATAACTGGATTGATGTTGAAAAGGCGATAACGGTAAAATTTAATAGTAGTGAAACAGCTAAAGGCATTATGGGATGGAAACTATTCCACTTCTCTGATTTATCAAGTGCAGCAAACTACTTAGGTATGAGCAAAGAACATGTAGTGGCTGAAAAATTAGAAAATATTATGGAATATACAAAAACGAATAATAAGGGCATGAATTATCAATATGAGGTTGATAAAATAGCGCCGTAATATACGTTTGTCATTGAGACTAAATACCAAAAGCGAAAACTCCAGTATCGTATTTGTTGTTGAGACAAATCACGATAGGAGTTTTCGCTTTGTGTGATTATATGTAGCCATATATTATCCTTATTTACACTGGAGGTATTACTTTTGTGGTTAAAAATATGATTTCCATCATGATGATTATCACTTTAATAACGATTGTTGCTATTAATGTGAAAAAGCCAATCGATGAAAAAGAAACAATGAAAACAGAAGAAACAGCGCAAACTGAAACCAGTGCTCCGAATGCAACAGAGGGTACGCAAAATCAAGTAGAGTATAGAGCACCCAATTTTGAGTTGCAAACGTTAAAAGGTGAAACAGTCCACTTATCCGATTATGTAGGTAAAAAGGTATTTTTAAATTTTTGGGCAACGTGGTGTCCGCCGTGTCAAGAAGAAGTGCCACATATGCAAAAGATTTACGAAGAATATCAAAATCAAGGGGTAGAAATTTTAGCAGTTAACGTAACAAATAAAGATAAGGGAAAAGAGGTAGTTGCGCAATTTGTGAAGGAACATGGTATGACTTTTGACATTATGTTAGATGAAGAAGGGTTTGTAGGAAGTAAATATCAAGTTATTACACTGCCAACGACTTATATAATTGATACAAAAGGAAACATGGTAAATATCATTGAAGGGCCAATGAATGAGGCATTAATGAAAGAATTGATTAACACGACTAAATAATAAAAATGGACGATGTCATACTCCTATTTTTCTTTGTTGGAAGATAAATCGAATGGTTTAGTAAGCGCTACTTATATTTAAGTAGCGTATTTTTATTGAAGGATGCTGACACGGCTATGCAGATAAACTGCGACAAACTGAAGTTCATCTAATAGTTTCGTATATACATGTCATAGACTAACTATTTTTTAATGTTCCTGTTCTAACTATTAACATTTGTCAGTATTAGGTTGTTTTTTTCTTTAGTATTTTTAATTTGAATGTATTTATATGAGAGAAAATTAGTATCTCACAATGGAAGGATGTCAACCCAACTTGCATTGTAAATTATATACGTACATTTTTATTTTTTTGCAATTGAGGAGTGATAAATCATAACTACATAATAGGCCAATAGATATGGTTGAAATGAAAATGTTAATTATAGGTATATTATATTATTTTATGTAAACATTCTAAAAATTTAACCAATTTAATCTATTTTGCAGTAATGTAATGTTTGAAGTTAAAAATTTTAAAGGATGGTGTTATGGATGGAACCATATGTCGGAGAAATTCGAATGTTTGCAGGTAACTATGCTCCACAAGGATGGAGCTTGTGCAATGGCCAGCTCTTACCTATTGCAGAAAATGAATTGCTCTTTTCTTTAATTGGTACGACTTATGGAGGAGATGGACAATCGAATTTTGCTTTGCCAAATTTTCAAAGTAGAGTCGTTGTTCACCAAGGGCAAAACCTAATAACTGGGACTAATTATACTATAGGGCAAATAGGGGGGACGGAATCTGTCACTTTAAGTACATCACAACTTCCAGCTCATACGCACCTAGTAAAAGCTTCCTCCCTTACTGGTACGACACCTAGTCCTGAAAATGCTGTTTGGGCGAAAAACATGCAATATTCGACACAACCACCAAATAGCACAATGAAGGCAACAAGCATTTCAAGTGTTGGCGGAAATGCGCCTCATGACAATGTAATGCCCTTTTTAACCATTAGTTATATAATCGCTCTTTACGGAATGTACCCATCATTTAATTAGGAGGAAAAAAGATGATTGAAGCATTTGTAGGTGAAATCAAATTATTTAGCTTTGCAGGCGTTCCAAATGGATGGGCATTATGTAATGGACAATTATTACAAATTAATACAAATCAAGCCTTGTTTTCCTTATTGGGCACAACTTTTGGAGGTGATGGCATTCGAACATTCGCCTTACCTGATTTAAGAGGAAGGGTTCCAGTTCATGTAGGTAACGGTGTGACAATAGGACAAAAAGCTGGACAAGAAACGCATATGTTAACCTTGAATGAAATGCCGAAGCATAACCATACTGTCACAGCTAGTTCGGATAATGCTTCATTGAAAGTGCCTACTGGTAATGTATGGGGCACATCCTCTGATACTGTCTATTCAGTTAATGAGCCAAATACAAATATGAATGCACAAGCTTTATCAACATCTGGCAATTCACAGCCGCATCAAAATATGCAGCCATACAGTGTGGCGAATTATTGCATAGCTTTAGTTGGCATTTATCCACCAAGAAATTAAAGAAAAAGGAAGTGAAGAAATCATGTCAGAAGCCTACACGGGAGAAATTCGAATATTTGGTGGTAATTTCGCGCCACAAAATTGGGCATTTTGTAATGGTCAGTTACTAAGCATAGCTTCGAATAGTGCGTTATTTGCCATCTTAGGTACCGTTTATGGAGGAGATGGAAAGACAACCTTTGCTTTACCCAATTTAAATGGGAGGGCAGCGATTCATCAAGGAACAGGTGCAGGATTAACGCCAAGAAATATCGGAGCAGCTGGAGGTTCTGCTACTGTTACATTACTAACAACAGAAATGCCTAGTCATCATCATATGGCTGTTTGTAACAATGTACCAACAGCAAGTAATGAGCCAACGGGAGCAATCTGGACCGAACAGCAAGGTAGGGGCTCACTCCCTGCTTATTCAGTTTCAGGAAATACAACCATGAATGTGATGACGATCGATCAAGCAGGTGGAAGTCAACCACATAATAATATGCAACCATATTTGGGTTTGAATTTCATTATTTGTTTATTTGGAGAGTTTCCTCCTAGAAACTAGGAATTATTTTGTCGAAGGGTGTGAATCAACTAAAAAGGAGAAGCAAAAATGGGGAAAAAGATTTTTATAATCATGTTATGTTTGCTGTTGATGACTTTTAGCCAATTGACTGGGATCAGTTTTTTGTCACCTGTTCAAGTGGAGGCGGCTAGTTGTGATACACCGAATTTTCCTAAGTGTACACAAGATTTAACACAACCTACATGGCTAACTGATACGAATAATGGCTTTGTAGTAAGTCGTACTGGTGATGATGGTTTTGATTTATTAAAGTATAGTGATGGGACACAATTTCCTGCTGGGTATTATATTGATGCAAATGAATATTCGCCACCAAAATCAATTCGAATTTCCGCTGGCGAAAACTTTGCGGGCGGTGTCTTTAATTTAAAATCATTAAAGATTAATACAATTAATAAACATAACGCAAACGATGCGCTAAGTTTAACGATTCAAGGATATGATCAAGACGGAAATCTAAAAGGAAGTCCCGTAACCTTTAAGACCGTTGCCTTTCATGAACCAATTTATGATATTCCAGTAAATTTAGAGGGCATTCACTCATTTGTCATTACTGTCAGTGTACAGTATATAGCTACTGTACAGGCGGGGATATGGGATGTAACATTTACACATTTTACAATCGATATTCCTAATAATCCGCCAACCGTTACCAATAGCGCAATTACTGCGTCAAATATCAATGCATCTGAAGTACAGTTGGACTGGGTGAAAGCATCTGACGATTTAACAGCTCAAGGAGATTTAGAATACCGTGTCTATCAATCTAGTAGTAATAATATTGATACGGTTAGTGCCATTGAATCCAATGGAACAGCTTTAGGAAGCGGTTATGCTAAAGATATTATGTCCTATAATGTTACAGGACTTACTGCCAATACAAGCTATTATTTCAATGTTATTGTTAAAGATGCTGATGGCTCCAAGAGTGCTTATACGATGCAGCAGGTCACAACACTTACATTAAATAAACCACCGACATCCAGTAATGGAACGGTAAATGTCAATGAAGGTCAAGTGTATACATTTAATACGACTTCCTTTGCTTTTTCTGATGAAGATGCTGGTGACACATTAAAACAGATTCAAATCTCTGCCATTCCAACTAGTGGACAACTTTTCCTTGATAGCAATCTGAATGAACAGTTCGATGCTGCCGAGGCCATTACAAATGGTATGGCAGTTAGTAAAGTTGACTTAGATGCAGGGAAGTTAAAATATATTACCGACAATGGTGTTGCTTCCTCTTTTGCATTTAAGGTAAGCGATGGCATGAATGATAGCGGTGTCTATACGATGAATCTTATTGTCAAAGCACGTCCTAACGTGACAATTTCATCAAATAAGACTAGCCCAACTAATAGCAATCCGATTCTTATAACGACGGTATTCAGTGAGTCAGTAACAGGTTTTACGGTCAATGATATAGCTGTAACAAATGGTATTGCTACCTCTCTAACAGGAAGTGGTACCACATATACAGCACAAATATCACCTATTGCAGACGGAACTGTGAAAATCAAAATTCCTGAAAAAGTTGTTACTAATAGTAGTGGTGCATTCAATAAAGCTTCCAATGAATTACAAATAATTTATGATGCTACACCACCTACCAATATTGCGCTTAGTAATACGACGGTACAAGAAAAGGCGCCCATCGGTACAACTATTGGGACATTGGTAGCAACAGATTCAGGAAGTTCAGCAACATTCACATATGCATTACAGTCAGGGGATACAAGCTTCTTTACGATTGATGGAAATGTATTAAAGACAAATGCGCTGTTTGTCTACGATACGAAAAATAGTTATAAGATTACGATAAGCGTAACAGATGAGGCTGGCAATACGTTTGATAAGGAGTTTATAATCCAAATTACTAAAAATCACGCGCCTACAGGCACAATGACCATTAATAATGGACTAGCATCTACAAGTACTCCTAACGTTACCTTAACAATGACGGCAATGGATATAGAAGGAGAAGCGATAGAAATGCGCTTTTCGAATGATGGGATTACTTGGTCCGGTTGGGAGCCAAACATATCTACGAAAAGTTGGACATTATCAAATGGGGATGGTAGTAAAACGGTTTATATGCAACTAAAGGATACGGCTGGTAATCTATCGAATGCATTTTCAGATACGATTGTGCTCGATACAACGCCTCCAGTTATAACAGGTGTTGCCAATAGTGGGGTTTACAACACCGACGTAACGATAAGCTTTAATGAAGGAACTGCTACCTTAAATGGAGCTCCCTTCACAAGTGGCACTATTGTAAAGTCAACCGGAAATTATACTTTGGTTGTAATAGATAGCGTAGGTAACACGACTACCGTTGCTTTTGCGATTGATAAAGTGCTGCCACAAGCAGTAGAAGTGACCATTAAATCGACTAATCTAGATTCGACAAAGGCAAAGGTAGGCGATACTATCACATTAGCAATGAAAACAGATAAGACGATTCAAACACCATCTGTTACCATTGCTGGAAAACCAGCTACTGTAAGTGGCGCTTCGACGAACTGGCAGGCGACTTATGTGGTAGCGCATGGTGATTTAGAGGGCATAGCACCTTTTACCATCAATTTCAAAGATGTGCTAGGTAATGCAGCCATAGAGGTAACGGACGTAACGGATAGTAGCTTTGTTACAGTTGATGGCGTAAAACCAACTGTAAAGAAGGGTACTATGGTGTCAACTAATGCTAATCCAACAGTTGCAAAGGTCAATGATAGTATCACAATCGATTTTGAGACAAGTGAGGCAATTCAATCGCCAAATGTTACGATTCTAGGACAAACAGCAAATGTAAGCGATAAAGGTGATGGGGATGCTAAAACATGGCAAGCAAGCTATACGCTAAAGTCAGGTGATGCAGAGGGACCGATTCCTTTTACAATAGATTATCAAGATTTAGCGGGGAATGATGGCTTACAAGTGACAGACGTTTCATCAGGAACAGTTGTCGTGTTTGATAAAAAGGCTCCTGAAATAACAACCTATTTCCCTGCGCATCAGGCAACGAATGTACAGCCTACAGATAATCTTGTGTTAACATTTAATGAAAAGGTCTTGCCAGTTACGAATAAAAATATTGTTATTCGCAATGCTACTACAAATCAACTTGTTGAAACGATTGATGTTACACATGCCAATGTTTCAATCGCGAATCACAGCGTGACCATAAATCCTACAAAGGATTTTAATAATAACACGGCTTATAGCATTCAAATTGATGCAGGAGCATTTAGCGATTTGGCTGGTAATGTGTATGACGGCATTACCAATAATACGACTTGGTATTTTACAACAAGCGCATTACCAACATATACCGTTATGTATGACAGCAACGGAGCGGATGGGGGGAACGTGCCTATCGATTCGAAGCGTTATAAAACACAGGAAACAATAACTGTGTTAAATAATGGGGATTTAACTAAAGCTAGATTTTCATTTGTAGGCTGGAATACGAAAGCTGATGGAAAAGGCGTTACTTATAAAGCAGGGCAAACGCTTCAAATGGGGAAAGGGAACCTTGTATTGTATGCGGTATGGTCTCCAAACTATGTACCAGGAGATGGAGGATCATCAACATCAACATCAAGTCCTGACCCCGTTGTACCAAGTAATCAATTTATGGTGAATGTAGTAGATCCGCGTTTGCCTAACGAGGTGCTCTTGCAAACCGTGTTAACACGCGTATTTCTTAACGGTAGTTTCCAAGATAGCGTGAATTTTACGGTGGCCAATGCAAACGAGTTTCTTCGAAAATTAGCGAATCAAGAAGATAAAAAATCTCGACTTGTCATTCCCGATATGGCGCAACCAGCAAGTGAGACAAAGGTGATACTTGCTAGAGAGGCAGCTAAACGATTACTAGAGGGCAAATCCTATTTTGGTATTGATATGACGATGGTCAAAATAGATGTTCCCTATACTTCTATGGCTGACTTCAATGAAGATATTTACTTCCGAATCGTTCCGATTAAGGATGCCCTACGGCAAAAAGCAATCGAAGACCGAGCGAAACAAGCGGAAATAGTGTTACAACAGAGTCATGGCGCTAATGTAAAGCTTGTTGGTCAGTCAATCTCGATTGACACAAATCTACAAAATCGTCCGGTAACAGTGCTACTACCATTACCAGCGAATTTAACTTCAGCTCAACGAGAACAATTAATGGTTTACGTAGAGCATAGTAATGGTTCAGTCGAAATCATCCGTGGACGAATTGTAGAATTTGCGAAAGGGCAAACAGCGATTGCTTTTGATGTGCAGCATTTTTCTACTTTTACATTACTAAATGTAGAACAAGCGCATGAAGAACAACCCGAAAAGGAACCTACAGAAGTGAACAAGTCATTTGCTTCTTATATTCAAGGCTACGCAGATGGTACATTCCGTCCGAATGCCTATGTCACACGTGCGCAAATGGCAGCAATGCTAGCAAGAAACCTAAGTAATCATAATGTACCAGAAGCGTCTAATGTTTTTTATGCAGATACAGCTGCTTCGTGGGCAAAAAATGATATAGAGTATGTTCGTACCGAAGGAATTATGCAAGGTCGTCAAAATGGTTCATTTGGTCCGAACGATATGATAACGAGAGCCCAAATGGCGGTCATTGCTGTAAGGTGGATTGATAAGCAATGTGCAGAAGGAACTACAGATACGCCGTATTGTGAAATAACAGCAAATGGCGAAACATACAGTGACGTGGCATCTACGCATTGGGCTGCACAGGAAATCCAACGCATAAGCTCGATGGGTATTATGGTTGGCTCAGGGAATGGTCAATTTAGACCTGAAGAGAAACTAACGCGTGCACAGGCGGTAAAAGTCCTTAATCGACTTTTCAATCGTCCAGTATTGACAGATAGCACAGTACCAATCTTTAAGGATATTCCAAGCAATCACTGGGCTTTCTATGAAATTCAAGCCGCAGCAACAAATGAAACAAAATAAGGACATTACATTATCTTCTATTATGATGCTATTAGCTGGCGGTTTTTAATAATCGCCAGCTATTTTAATGTTCACCCGATTTCCCCTCACTACTCTCCTAATTTTCTGTAAATAACTAAACTATCTAATATAAAATTCCTATCTTTATAGGATTAATTGAATGTGAATTTTATAATTCATTTATCCTTTTTAAGTTCTAATTTTTAATAAATTACTAGGTATATAGATATAGTTTAACTAATTGAAAATGCTACTTTCTATCAATATTTCAAAATATTCAAATATTACGATATTCGAATTAGTTTATTTGTGATAAATTGGAAATATCACACTAAACTGAAAAGTGTGACAATTAAAGGAGGAAGGGGAAATGAGATTTGAAAAAGTTTAAGTTAACGACATTTTTAAGTAGTATTTTAGCTTTCATTATGGTGCTTTCTCTCTTGGCTCCAATATCGAGTGCTAGTGCTGAAGAATCGAAACCATTCAAGCAGGATGGTCAAAGCGAAAGTATCATTCAATTAAAGGCTGCTATCGCTGAACAGCTAAGCTTGTCTAAAGATGGTCCAACGCTCCATGAAAGCTTACAAAATGTATCAGGCAATCAAGAGGTGGCAGTTATCGTTCATTTATCTGAAATGCCTGTGGCACTAGAGCAAGGAATAAGCCAACTTAAAGGCCAAAGATTTTCTAAAGCTCAGGCAAATGAAGCTCGCTCTAATGTAAAAGCACAACAAGTACAAGTACAAAAAGAGTTAGCTGTTAAAAATGTTCAGATGACGCAAGGCTACACATTCGATACAGTTTTAAATGGCTTCGCAGCAACTGTAAAAGCAAATGATCTTCCAAAATTGCTTACAATCGAAGGCATTACATTAATCGAACCAGATGCCATTGTTTACGCATCAGAAGATGATACGATGAAATCATCGGAACTGGTTAAGGAAGATCAGCTAGAAGCGCAAATGAATACAAGTAATTCTTTCCTTGGCATTGAACAGCTTTGGAACGAAGGATTGGAAGGACAAGGCATTAAGGTAGCCGTATTAGATACGGGTATTGACGCCGATCACCCTGAATTTGCTGGAATTTATAAAGGTGGAAAAAACTTTATTCCATATTCAGCAACTTACACAAAGCCTCGTGCAGATAACGATGCATCGGAAACATTACCTTCGGAGCGTCCAGTTGGAACACCGGAGTTTAATGAAAAAGGAAGCGCATTCTATACTTCTCACGGTACACATGTTGCGGGAACAATTGCAGCAATCGGAGCTAATCAATACGGTATTAAAGGAATTGCACCAAAAGTAGACCTTTATGCTTACCGTGTTCTTGGGGCTTACGGAAGTGGTGCTACATCCGGTATTGTAAAAGCAATTGAAACGGCTGTATTAGAAAAAATGGACATTATCAATCTTTCGCTTGGCGGGGGAGCAAACTCTGAAACAGACGCTGGTTCATTTGCGATTAATAATGCAATGATAGCTGGAACAATCGGCGTTATTGCAACAGGGAACTCTGGTCCAAATCGCGGTACAATGGGTACGCCTGCAACAGCTCGTTTAGGAATTGCTGTAGGGAACACAACGAATCCTGAAACAATGTATAACGGGGAAGTCAAAGTTACCGTTGGCAATTACAACTTAACAAAACAACTTCCGTTAATGGGCACGACTTTTGGGAAAAATGTAGCAACGCAGCTGCAAGGGGAATTTGATTTAGTAGCTGTCCCTGGAAACGGAGAAGTAAAAGACTATGAAGGAATCGATGTAACGGGGAAAGTCGCATTGATTTCTCGTGGTGGTATTGCATTCGTTGATAAAATTGCCAATGCAAAGGCAAATGGAGCAGTTGCAACAATTATTCATAACTTTGCTGGTGGAACGAATGCACCAAACATTTCAGGCACATTCCTTGGTGATTCATTTGAGTTTTTACCAACATTTGATATGTCCCAAACAGATGGTACTGCCATTCGCGCTGCTTTAGCAGGTGGCACAGGAAAAGTAAGCTTTAGTAAATTTGCTTCAACAAATACTACGGGCGATGAAGTAAACTCTTCAAGTTCACGTGGCCCGTCTACACCAAACTTTGATATTAAACCAGATGTAAGTGCACCTGGGACAAATATTATGTCCACGATTCCAATGTATAAAAAAGATTTCCCTAATGCCAATTATGCTGAAGCATATGCTCGTAAAACAGGAACTTCTATGGCAACACCGCATATTGCAGGTATTGCGGCGTTAGTTAAACAAGCAAATCCTGATTGGAATGCGTTCGATGTAAAAGTAGCGCTTTCGAATACAGCAAAAGTTTTAGATAAGACAAAATACGATGTATTTTCTCAAGGGGCAGGGCGTGTCAATGCATATGCAGCAGCTCATCCAGAAATTCTTGCTTATGCACTTGATAGCGCAATTTTAGATGGAACGGGTGCAGTGGCAGAAAACTTGAAAGGTACTGTTACTTTCGGTCCACAATCACTTAAAGATAGAGATATTTCTGTCACGAAACAAGTTTTAGTAAAAGATATCAAAGGGAACGGTGGCAACTATAATGTTTCAATTGATGTGACAAAAACATTTGGTGATGCAACTGTTACAGTAGACCAGCCAACATTTAATCTAGTAGGTGAGCAAGTTTTAAATATTACGTTAACAGCTTCGCAAGCTTCCGCACCAAACGGCTCTGAATTACTAGGTTATATTTACATCGGCAATGGCGCTACAGAAATTTCATTGCCATTTGCAGCCGATTTTGGCGCAGAGGCAACAACTGAAGTCAAAGACTTGACTATTACAGAAACGGATCTTTCCTTTAACGGAGATGGAGTGAAAGACTCGGCTGTACTATCATTCACATTAACTGGAGATGTAACAACGAACTATATTGAACTTTGGGATATTATGAATCCAGAAGGCGGAGAATATGGAGATGGCTATATTGGCTATTTACATGCAGGTACTGCACTAGGAAAAGGTTCTTATACGCTAAAAGTAGGTGGGCAATACAAACCATGGGGATCAGCACCTGCCACAACGATTCCAGATGGTCTGTATACAATTGACTTTACTGGTCTTGCAGCATCAGGCGTAGTGTCAGACTATGTTGGACCAATTTTCGTCAAATCGACTAAACCAGAAATTACTGGTTCAGTAGCGCAAGGCGTTGCAACAGGTCAGGTAACAGATAAGTATATTGACTACAATGTAGCGTTAAGTGCATACGGTTTAAATTACAATTTAAATGATAAATTAAAAGCTTCCTATATTGCGACGGTAAATGGGGAAGTACAAGCGCCAGTTGCGTTTGAACTAAATCAAGACGGAAGCTTTACATTCCCAGTAACAGCAGAAACAAATGCTGTAACAGTAAAAATTAATGACGCTGCGGGCAATGTTGGGGAAGCTGTAATCTATGAAAAAGAAGTAGTAGAGCCAGTAGTGACACTTTCTGTAAATCCAACTGAGCTAAACCTAACAACTGGAGAAACAGCACAGCTGACGGTAACAGAAACGTCAACGCCTGCAGAAGGTGAAGCAACAGTGCAAGACGTAACGTCTAAAGCTACGTATGTTGTTGGAGATGAAAATGTTGCAACTGTAGTCAATGGTGTAGTAACGGCAGTAGGTGAAGGTACAACGACAATTACTATGTCATACGGTGCGAATGAAGTGACAATAAATGTGACAGTGAAAGCACCTAATGTAGAAACACCAATTGTCACATTAGAAATTGACCAAGCGCAGGTAGAAACAAGAATAGGTAAAGAAGTTGCGGTTAAAATTACGGAAGTAACTACTTTTGAAGGTAAAACAACAGAAAAAGATGTGACAAATCTGGCAACATACGAAGTAGCAAATGATAAAATTGCTACTGTAAAAGCAGGTGCCGTAAAAGGAAAAGGTCAAGGCAATACGACGATTACGGTAACGTATGGTGAGCATACACTAACATTTGATGTGTTGGTTGTAAAGCCAGGTAACGGCAATGGAAATGGAAATGGAAATGGTAACGGCAACGGAAATGGCAAGGGCAATAACAATAACAATGAAGTGACCGAGGGTGACTTATAATTACGATTAGTTTAAACAAAAAGAGAAATTGCACTGCGCAATTTCTCTTTTTATTATGGACTGTAAAGCAACACTAAGATGTATGTCTCTAGTAAACTAACTGGCTGTGTTCCTTAAATTTAAGAAGCCTGTATTTTTTATTTTGACAAAAAAGACTTTTGTCATTATGATAAGGTAAATGAGAATGATTATCATAACGAAGGAAGCTGAAAGATGTTGAACAAGGTAATCCCATTACACGAACAATTTAGTAATGGAGTGAGATATAAGTGATGAGCAAAATGGATCAATCAGCATTGACATGGGAAAAAAT
This DNA window, taken from Lysinibacillus sp. FSL M8-0337, encodes the following:
- a CDS encoding S-layer homology domain-containing protein; the encoded protein is MGKKIFIIMLCLLLMTFSQLTGISFLSPVQVEAASCDTPNFPKCTQDLTQPTWLTDTNNGFVVSRTGDDGFDLLKYSDGTQFPAGYYIDANEYSPPKSIRISAGENFAGGVFNLKSLKINTINKHNANDALSLTIQGYDQDGNLKGSPVTFKTVAFHEPIYDIPVNLEGIHSFVITVSVQYIATVQAGIWDVTFTHFTIDIPNNPPTVTNSAITASNINASEVQLDWVKASDDLTAQGDLEYRVYQSSSNNIDTVSAIESNGTALGSGYAKDIMSYNVTGLTANTSYYFNVIVKDADGSKSAYTMQQVTTLTLNKPPTSSNGTVNVNEGQVYTFNTTSFAFSDEDAGDTLKQIQISAIPTSGQLFLDSNLNEQFDAAEAITNGMAVSKVDLDAGKLKYITDNGVASSFAFKVSDGMNDSGVYTMNLIVKARPNVTISSNKTSPTNSNPILITTVFSESVTGFTVNDIAVTNGIATSLTGSGTTYTAQISPIADGTVKIKIPEKVVTNSSGAFNKASNELQIIYDATPPTNIALSNTTVQEKAPIGTTIGTLVATDSGSSATFTYALQSGDTSFFTIDGNVLKTNALFVYDTKNSYKITISVTDEAGNTFDKEFIIQITKNHAPTGTMTINNGLASTSTPNVTLTMTAMDIEGEAIEMRFSNDGITWSGWEPNISTKSWTLSNGDGSKTVYMQLKDTAGNLSNAFSDTIVLDTTPPVITGVANSGVYNTDVTISFNEGTATLNGAPFTSGTIVKSTGNYTLVVIDSVGNTTTVAFAIDKVLPQAVEVTIKSTNLDSTKAKVGDTITLAMKTDKTIQTPSVTIAGKPATVSGASTNWQATYVVAHGDLEGIAPFTINFKDVLGNAAIEVTDVTDSSFVTVDGVKPTVKKGTMVSTNANPTVAKVNDSITIDFETSEAIQSPNVTILGQTANVSDKGDGDAKTWQASYTLKSGDAEGPIPFTIDYQDLAGNDGLQVTDVSSGTVVVFDKKAPEITTYFPAHQATNVQPTDNLVLTFNEKVLPVTNKNIVIRNATTNQLVETIDVTHANVSIANHSVTINPTKDFNNNTAYSIQIDAGAFSDLAGNVYDGITNNTTWYFTTSALPTYTVMYDSNGADGGNVPIDSKRYKTQETITVLNNGDLTKARFSFVGWNTKADGKGVTYKAGQTLQMGKGNLVLYAVWSPNYVPGDGGSSTSTSSPDPVVPSNQFMVNVVDPRLPNEVLLQTVLTRVFLNGSFQDSVNFTVANANEFLRKLANQEDKKSRLVIPDMAQPASETKVILAREAAKRLLEGKSYFGIDMTMVKIDVPYTSMADFNEDIYFRIVPIKDALRQKAIEDRAKQAEIVLQQSHGANVKLVGQSISIDTNLQNRPVTVLLPLPANLTSAQREQLMVYVEHSNGSVEIIRGRIVEFAKGQTAIAFDVQHFSTFTLLNVEQAHEEQPEKEPTEVNKSFASYIQGYADGTFRPNAYVTRAQMAAMLARNLSNHNVPEASNVFYADTAASWAKNDIEYVRTEGIMQGRQNGSFGPNDMITRAQMAVIAVRWIDKQCAEGTTDTPYCEITANGETYSDVASTHWAAQEIQRISSMGIMVGSGNGQFRPEEKLTRAQAVKVLNRLFNRPVLTDSTVPIFKDIPSNHWAFYEIQAAATNETK